The proteins below are encoded in one region of Tessaracoccus aquimaris:
- a CDS encoding DeoR/GlpR family DNA-binding transcription regulator, which translates to MVALLALLTERGQLPLAYLAEALDASAATIRRDVALLAAQGLLERTHGGARPMKGNRELPVRLRDGRNQESKRRIARTVASLIPHGKHAIGLTGGTTTAEVLRALRSRDDLTIITNSLSIGLEAAEQGQARVLIAGGVLRSSSLELVGSLAESTMKLVNVGTAVIGADGVSATGGLTTHDEIEARTNYAMIERAQRVIVAVDSSKIGNRTLAKMADVTDFQVLVTDSGAPEDELEAFRDAGIEVHVVDAGRGDEGPVSGGRGNSRHALGFEGS; encoded by the coding sequence ATGGTCGCGCTGCTCGCCCTGCTCACCGAGCGGGGTCAGTTGCCGCTGGCGTACCTGGCGGAGGCTCTCGACGCGTCGGCCGCGACGATCCGCCGCGACGTGGCGCTGCTCGCCGCCCAGGGCCTCCTGGAGCGCACCCACGGCGGGGCGCGCCCGATGAAGGGGAACCGGGAACTACCGGTCAGGCTGCGCGATGGGCGTAACCAGGAGTCGAAGCGCCGGATAGCGCGGACGGTCGCGTCACTGATCCCGCACGGCAAGCACGCGATAGGGCTGACGGGGGGCACCACCACCGCAGAGGTGCTGCGCGCGCTGCGCAGCCGCGACGACCTGACCATCATCACGAACTCGCTCAGCATCGGCCTCGAGGCCGCCGAGCAGGGCCAGGCGCGTGTGTTGATCGCGGGAGGCGTGCTTCGCTCAAGTTCACTCGAACTGGTCGGCTCGCTCGCCGAGTCGACCATGAAACTGGTCAACGTCGGCACGGCGGTGATCGGCGCGGACGGGGTGAGCGCAACGGGTGGGCTCACGACGCACGACGAGATCGAGGCCCGCACCAATTACGCGATGATCGAGCGCGCACAGCGCGTCATCGTGGCCGTCGACTCGAGCAAGATCGGGAACCGGACGCTGGCGAAAATGGCCGACGTCACGGACTTCCAGGTCCTGGTCACCGATTCGGGTGCACCCGAGGACGAACTGGAAGCGTTCCGTGACGCCGGCATCGAGGTTCATGTCGTCGACGCGGGTCGCGGCGACGAGGGCCCTGTCTCAGGCGGCCGCGGCAACTCGCGGCATGCGCTCGGCTTCGAGGGTAGCTAG
- the miaB gene encoding tRNA (N6-isopentenyl adenosine(37)-C2)-methylthiotransferase MiaB, producing the protein MTTERTYHVITYGCQMNVHDSERISGLLEEAGLTRVDPAASDALGAGADVVVFNTCAVRENADNRLYGNLGHMASVKAKHPGLQIAVGGCMAQKDRDTILRKAPWVDVVFGTHNVGALPRLLERARVEHEAQIEIKEALETFPSNLPSRRESPYSAWVSVSVGCNNTCTFCIVPALRGKEADRRPGDILAEIEMLVAQGVQEITLLGQNVNAYGVEFGDRQAFAKLLRACGGIEGLERVRFTSPHPKDFTDDVIEAMAATPNVMPQLHMPLQSGSDAILKSMRRSYRSQKFLGILDRVREAMPEAAITTDIIVGFPGETEEDFQATMDVVRQARFSAAFTFQYSIRPGTPAATMPNQIPKAVVQERYERLVGLVNDLSWEENKRFVGQEVEVMFATGEGRKDAETNRLSGRAKDNRLVHVAAPGEGAERPRPGDIATARITHAAPHHLNADDGFTNLRRTRGGDAWEAATNAPAPVGVGLGMPSIGQPG; encoded by the coding sequence ATGACTACCGAGCGCACCTACCACGTCATCACCTACGGGTGCCAGATGAACGTTCACGACTCCGAGCGGATCAGCGGACTGCTCGAGGAGGCGGGCCTGACCAGGGTCGACCCGGCCGCCTCCGACGCGCTCGGCGCCGGGGCAGACGTCGTCGTGTTCAACACCTGCGCGGTGCGCGAGAACGCCGACAACCGGCTCTACGGCAACCTCGGCCACATGGCGTCGGTCAAGGCGAAGCATCCCGGCCTGCAGATCGCCGTCGGTGGCTGCATGGCCCAGAAGGACCGTGACACCATCCTGCGGAAGGCACCATGGGTCGACGTGGTGTTCGGCACCCACAACGTCGGCGCCCTTCCACGCCTACTGGAGCGCGCCCGCGTCGAGCATGAGGCGCAGATCGAGATCAAGGAGGCGCTCGAGACGTTCCCGAGCAACCTCCCGAGCCGTCGCGAGTCGCCCTACTCCGCGTGGGTGTCGGTCAGCGTCGGCTGCAACAACACCTGCACCTTCTGCATCGTGCCTGCGCTGCGCGGGAAGGAGGCCGACCGGCGCCCCGGCGACATCCTCGCCGAGATCGAGATGCTGGTCGCCCAAGGGGTCCAGGAGATCACCCTCCTCGGCCAGAACGTGAACGCCTACGGCGTCGAGTTCGGCGACCGGCAGGCCTTCGCGAAACTGCTGCGCGCCTGCGGAGGGATCGAGGGGCTGGAGCGCGTCCGCTTCACGTCGCCGCACCCGAAGGACTTCACCGACGACGTCATCGAGGCGATGGCGGCCACGCCGAACGTGATGCCCCAACTGCACATGCCGCTCCAGTCCGGCTCGGACGCCATCCTGAAGTCGATGCGCCGCTCCTACCGGTCGCAGAAGTTCCTCGGCATCCTCGACCGGGTGCGCGAGGCGATGCCAGAGGCGGCCATCACCACCGACATCATCGTCGGCTTCCCCGGCGAGACCGAGGAGGACTTCCAAGCCACGATGGACGTCGTGCGTCAGGCCCGGTTCTCCGCCGCGTTCACGTTCCAGTACTCCATCCGCCCCGGCACCCCCGCCGCGACGATGCCGAACCAGATCCCCAAGGCGGTCGTGCAGGAGCGCTACGAGCGCCTCGTCGGCCTCGTCAACGACCTGTCATGGGAGGAGAACAAGCGCTTCGTCGGCCAAGAGGTCGAGGTGATGTTCGCCACGGGGGAGGGCCGCAAGGACGCGGAGACCAACCGGCTCAGCGGCCGCGCCAAGGACAACCGACTCGTCCACGTCGCCGCCCCGGGCGAGGGCGCCGAGCGGCCGCGCCCCGGCGACATCGCGACGGCTCGCATCACGCACGCCGCCCCGCACCACCTCAACGCCGACGACGGCTTCACGAACCTGCGTCGCACCCGCGGAGGCGACGCCTGGGAGGCCGCCACCAACGCGCCTGCCCCGGTCGGCGTCGGCCTCGGCATGCCGAGCATCGGCCAGCCCGGCTGA
- the pgsA gene encoding CDP-diacylglycerol--glycerol-3-phosphate 3-phosphatidyltransferase: MSDNTVAAKPSNWNVPNILTVIRIILVPVYVVLLFMGPEVFSWRLAATIVFLVAMLTDLADGFIARKYNLITDFGKLWDPIADKALTGAAFICLSILGELPWAFTIIILLREWGITWVRERLKKYGTVMAANKGGKAKTVTQTVALILFNLNLDFLPGPLQVLAWVLMWAALILTVVTGFDYLRHAWRIRRDALKGTDESVA, encoded by the coding sequence GTGAGCGACAACACGGTGGCAGCCAAGCCGAGCAACTGGAATGTGCCAAACATCCTGACGGTGATCCGGATCATCCTGGTGCCGGTCTACGTGGTGCTGCTGTTCATGGGACCCGAGGTGTTCTCCTGGCGCCTCGCCGCCACCATCGTGTTCCTTGTCGCGATGCTGACGGACCTGGCCGACGGTTTCATCGCGCGCAAGTACAACCTGATCACCGACTTCGGGAAGCTCTGGGACCCGATCGCCGACAAGGCCCTCACCGGCGCGGCGTTCATCTGCCTCAGCATCCTCGGTGAACTGCCGTGGGCGTTCACCATCATCATCCTGCTCCGCGAGTGGGGCATCACGTGGGTGCGCGAACGGTTGAAGAAGTACGGCACCGTGATGGCCGCCAACAAGGGCGGAAAGGCCAAGACGGTCACCCAGACCGTCGCGCTGATCCTGTTCAACCTGAACCTGGACTTCCTTCCCGGCCCGCTCCAGGTGCTCGCCTGGGTCCTGATGTGGGCCGCACTGATCCTGACGGTCGTAACGGGGTTCGACTACCTGCGGCACGCCTGGCGGATCCGCCGCGACGCGCTCAAGGGGACGGACGAGTCGGTAGCCTGA
- a CDS encoding DUF3046 domain-containing protein, whose protein sequence is MREVELWQRLNEVLPGGYAAAWADQVVMEALGSRTVREALAAGIPCKRIWRAVWAQLELPETLR, encoded by the coding sequence GTGCGTGAGGTGGAGTTGTGGCAGCGACTGAACGAGGTGCTGCCTGGCGGGTATGCCGCGGCGTGGGCCGACCAGGTCGTGATGGAGGCCCTCGGAAGCCGCACCGTGCGCGAGGCGCTCGCCGCGGGCATCCCGTGCAAGCGGATCTGGCGCGCCGTCTGGGCGCAACTCGAACTGCCGGAGACGCTGCGCTGA
- the rny gene encoding ribonuclease Y: MPELGWLLAALALGCAVVLAVLLVRQGGQIRRERAGLNEAATVEATQLRASAQASADQLRADAERNVEESKVRAAEIIEAAEVRRTDADAHHETKRAELREERAAQERRETRLHEREDRVAADTEALAVRAERLEAQKLSLREQREDVVAKRDAVEHELQRVAGLSVDEAKHEVIAEAERQAKLTAAGIARDIEATAQREADRRARSVIVTAIQRVASEQTNESVVSTVDLPSDEMKGRIIGREGRNIRAFEQITGVNLLIDDTPESVLLSSFDPVRRETARLTLVDLVADGRIHPARIEEVYERSQRRMGERVERAAEDALTEVGIVDLHPELVPILGSLAFRTSYGQNVLRHLVESAHLAGVMAAELGLNIVVVKRAAFLHDIGKALTHEVEGPHAIIGAELLRKYGEHEDIVHAVEAHHNEVEPRTVEAVLVQAADAISGSRPGARRESLEAYVERMENLEHIATAHEGVMRAYAMQAGREMRVMVAPEEIDDAGAHALARDIAAEVEKNLSYPGQIRITVVRESRATETAH, encoded by the coding sequence GTGCCAGAACTAGGTTGGTTGCTAGCCGCTCTCGCCCTCGGCTGCGCGGTGGTGCTGGCCGTGCTGTTGGTGCGCCAAGGCGGGCAGATCCGACGCGAACGCGCAGGCCTCAACGAGGCCGCCACGGTGGAGGCGACGCAGTTGCGGGCCTCGGCCCAGGCCTCCGCCGATCAGCTTCGCGCGGACGCTGAGCGCAACGTCGAGGAATCAAAGGTCCGCGCCGCCGAGATCATCGAGGCGGCAGAGGTGCGCCGCACGGACGCCGACGCACACCACGAGACCAAGCGGGCAGAACTCCGCGAGGAGCGCGCGGCCCAGGAGCGCCGCGAGACCCGACTGCACGAGCGCGAGGATCGCGTCGCGGCCGACACTGAGGCCCTGGCCGTCCGCGCGGAACGACTTGAGGCCCAGAAGCTCAGCCTGCGCGAGCAGCGCGAGGATGTCGTCGCCAAGCGCGACGCCGTCGAACACGAACTGCAGCGGGTCGCGGGCCTATCGGTCGACGAGGCCAAGCACGAGGTGATCGCCGAGGCGGAGCGGCAGGCCAAGCTGACCGCCGCAGGCATCGCCCGAGACATCGAGGCCACCGCGCAGCGGGAGGCCGACAGGCGCGCCCGCTCGGTCATCGTCACCGCCATCCAGCGGGTCGCCTCCGAGCAGACGAACGAGTCGGTCGTCAGCACCGTCGACCTGCCGAGTGACGAGATGAAGGGCCGGATCATCGGGCGCGAGGGTCGCAACATCCGCGCCTTCGAGCAGATCACCGGCGTGAACCTGCTGATCGACGACACACCCGAGTCCGTGCTGCTCAGCAGTTTCGACCCGGTGCGGCGCGAGACGGCACGGCTCACCCTCGTCGACCTCGTCGCAGACGGGCGCATCCACCCGGCGCGCATCGAGGAGGTCTACGAGCGCAGCCAGCGCAGGATGGGGGAGCGCGTCGAGCGTGCAGCAGAGGACGCCCTCACCGAGGTCGGCATCGTCGACCTGCACCCGGAACTCGTCCCGATCCTCGGGTCGCTCGCCTTCCGGACGTCCTACGGGCAGAACGTGCTGCGGCACCTCGTGGAGAGCGCCCACCTCGCGGGCGTGATGGCCGCGGAACTCGGACTGAACATCGTCGTGGTCAAGCGGGCCGCGTTCCTGCACGACATCGGCAAGGCGCTCACCCACGAGGTCGAGGGCCCCCACGCCATCATCGGCGCGGAACTGCTGCGCAAGTACGGCGAACACGAGGACATCGTCCACGCGGTCGAGGCCCACCACAACGAGGTCGAGCCGCGCACCGTCGAGGCCGTCCTCGTCCAGGCCGCCGACGCGATCTCGGGGTCCCGCCCCGGTGCGCGCCGCGAGTCGCTGGAGGCCTACGTCGAGCGGATGGAGAACCTGGAGCACATCGCGACCGCCCACGAGGGCGTGATGCGCGCCTACGCCATGCAGGCCGGCCGCGAGATGCGCGTCATGGTCGCCCCCGAGGAGATCGACGACGCGGGCGCGCACGCGCTCGCCCGCGACATCGCCGCCGAGGTGGAGAAGAACCTCAGCTACCCGGGCCAGATCCGCATCACGGTCGTGCGCGAGTCCCGGGCCACCGAGACCGCGCACTGA
- a CDS encoding CinA family protein → MSLAEDVIKKMTGRSITLSTCESLTGGGIGAALTAVPGASAVFRGALVTYARELKASLAGVDEELIANEGVVNELTALQMALGAQSACDSDWAVSTTGVAGPTETDGAKVGTVWFAVVGPRVGMSDWPQYTELKQFEGDREQIRSAAIDYSMEMLLRVL, encoded by the coding sequence ATGTCGCTGGCCGAAGACGTCATCAAGAAGATGACCGGGCGTTCGATCACCCTGTCGACGTGTGAATCGCTCACCGGCGGCGGCATCGGCGCGGCGCTCACGGCCGTGCCCGGCGCATCTGCGGTGTTCCGCGGGGCGCTGGTGACCTACGCCCGCGAACTGAAGGCCTCCCTCGCGGGGGTCGACGAGGAACTGATCGCGAACGAGGGCGTCGTCAACGAGTTGACGGCTCTGCAGATGGCGCTCGGCGCGCAGTCCGCGTGCGACTCCGACTGGGCCGTGTCCACCACCGGCGTGGCGGGCCCGACCGAGACCGACGGCGCGAAGGTCGGCACCGTGTGGTTCGCCGTGGTCGGCCCGCGCGTCGGGATGTCCGACTGGCCGCAGTACACGGAACTCAAGCAGTTCGAGGGCGACCGGGAGCAGATCCGCTCCGCCGCGATCGACTACTCGATGGAGATGTTGCTGCGCGTTTTGTGA
- a CDS encoding aldose 1-epimerase family protein, whose product MTTLPTGQQFLISSGRYAAVITEVGATLRSFTVDGSEVLWTFAEDEAPRGSMGRQLVPWPNRIRDGRYSFDGVAHQLPITEVPRNTALHGLGEGMAWRLVSHTDDAVTLAATIYPQAGWAGVLDVHISHAVDEDGLRVTVEARNIGAAPAPYGYGAHPYVAADLATATLTLPFEHELAVDAERLLPIQVGPLSAEHDFVEPRLVGDAVFDSAFVDPIGDWEITLETPERRVVFWADHTQRWAQVFTTPTRDAMAIEPMTCGPDAFNEGPTHDGVIVLEPGESTCSVWGIRVA is encoded by the coding sequence ATGACAACTCTCCCCACCGGGCAACAGTTCCTGATCTCCTCCGGCCGGTACGCGGCCGTCATCACGGAGGTCGGCGCCACGCTGCGAAGCTTCACGGTCGATGGTTCCGAGGTGCTGTGGACGTTCGCGGAAGACGAGGCCCCTCGCGGCTCGATGGGCAGGCAACTGGTGCCGTGGCCCAACCGGATCCGCGACGGTCGCTACAGCTTCGACGGCGTCGCGCACCAGTTGCCGATCACGGAGGTGCCCCGCAACACCGCGCTGCACGGCCTGGGCGAGGGCATGGCGTGGCGTCTCGTGTCGCACACCGACGACGCCGTGACGCTCGCCGCGACGATCTACCCGCAGGCAGGCTGGGCCGGCGTGCTGGACGTGCACATCTCGCACGCCGTCGACGAGGACGGTCTCCGGGTGACGGTGGAGGCCCGCAACATCGGCGCCGCCCCGGCCCCATACGGCTACGGCGCGCACCCCTATGTCGCCGCCGACCTGGCGACCGCCACGCTGACGCTGCCCTTCGAGCACGAACTGGCGGTCGACGCTGAGCGGTTGCTGCCCATCCAGGTTGGCCCCCTGAGCGCCGAGCACGACTTCGTCGAGCCGCGACTGGTGGGCGATGCGGTCTTCGACTCGGCCTTCGTCGACCCGATCGGCGACTGGGAGATCACGCTGGAGACCCCCGAACGCCGAGTGGTGTTCTGGGCGGACCACACGCAGCGCTGGGCGCAGGTGTTCACCACCCCGACGCGCGACGCCATGGCGATCGAGCCGATGACGTGCGGGCCGGACGCCTTCAACGAGGGGCCGACGCACGACGGCGTCATCGTGCTGGAGCCGGGCGAGAGCACCTGCTCCGTGTGGGGCATCCGCGTCGCCTGA
- a CDS encoding helix-turn-helix domain-containing protein, with the protein MKTILIRKVMGETLRELRMAAGMTLREVSMASMVSLGYLSEIERGHKEASSEVLFSIASALDVSLSDLMISISGKLATLEAERMPRVAAAA; encoded by the coding sequence GTGAAGACGATTCTTATTCGTAAGGTAATGGGCGAGACTCTCCGGGAACTCCGGATGGCGGCCGGCATGACCCTGCGTGAGGTCTCCATGGCCAGCATGGTCTCACTTGGATACCTGTCCGAGATCGAGCGCGGTCACAAGGAGGCGTCGAGCGAGGTGCTGTTCTCCATTGCGTCTGCCCTTGATGTGTCGCTCTCCGATCTGATGATCAGCATCAGCGGAAAGCTAGCTACCCTCGAAGCCGAGCGCATGCCGCGAGTTGCCGCGGCCGCCTGA
- the recA gene encoding recombinase RecA, with translation MAVADRNKALEAALAQIEKAHGKGSVMRLGEDNRQPIDVIPTGSVALDVALGIGGLPRGRVVEVYGPESSGKTTVALHAIANAQAGGGICAFIDAEHALDPDYAQKLGVNTDELLVSQPDNGEQALEIADTLVRSGALSLIVIDSVAALTPRAEIEGEMGDSHVGLQARLMSQALRKMTGALKTTNTTAIFINQLREKIGVMFGSPETTTGGRALKFYSSVRLDVRRIETLKDGTDMVGNRTRVKVVKNKVAPPFKQAEFDIIYGEGISREGSLIDMGVDAGIIRKAGAWFTYESDQLGQGKENARTFLKNNPDVANEIERRIRLHLGVDKSDIPEGVNPETGEVDF, from the coding sequence ATGGCCGTTGCGGACCGTAACAAGGCGCTCGAGGCAGCGCTCGCCCAGATCGAGAAGGCCCACGGCAAGGGCTCCGTCATGAGGCTGGGGGAGGACAACCGCCAACCGATCGACGTGATCCCCACCGGATCGGTCGCCCTGGATGTCGCGCTCGGCATCGGCGGCCTGCCGCGCGGCCGCGTCGTGGAGGTCTACGGCCCCGAGTCCAGCGGTAAGACCACCGTCGCCCTGCACGCGATCGCCAACGCCCAAGCCGGCGGCGGCATCTGCGCCTTCATCGACGCCGAGCACGCGCTCGACCCCGACTACGCGCAGAAGCTTGGCGTCAACACAGACGAACTGTTGGTCTCGCAGCCCGACAACGGCGAGCAGGCGCTCGAGATCGCCGACACCCTGGTGCGTTCCGGCGCGCTCTCGCTGATCGTCATCGACTCTGTCGCCGCCCTGACGCCCCGTGCCGAGATCGAGGGCGAGATGGGCGACTCGCACGTCGGCCTGCAGGCCCGCCTGATGAGCCAGGCGCTCCGCAAGATGACCGGCGCGCTCAAGACCACCAACACCACCGCGATCTTCATCAACCAGCTCCGCGAGAAGATCGGCGTGATGTTCGGCAGCCCCGAGACCACCACCGGTGGCCGCGCGCTGAAGTTCTACTCGTCGGTGCGCCTCGACGTGCGTCGCATCGAGACGCTCAAGGACGGCACCGACATGGTCGGCAACCGCACCCGCGTCAAGGTGGTCAAGAACAAGGTCGCTCCGCCCTTCAAGCAGGCCGAGTTCGACATCATCTACGGAGAGGGCATCTCCCGCGAGGGCAGCCTGATCGACATGGGCGTCGACGCCGGCATCATCCGCAAGGCCGGTGCGTGGTTCACCTACGAGTCCGACCAGCTCGGTCAGGGCAAGGAGAACGCCCGCACGTTCCTGAAGAACAACCCCGACGTCGCCAACGAGATCGAGCGTCGGATCAGGCTCCACCTCGGCGTCGACAAGTCCGACATCCCCGAGGGCGTGAACCCGGAGACGGGCGAAGTTGACTTCTGA
- the miaA gene encoding tRNA (adenosine(37)-N6)-dimethylallyltransferase MiaA — MSSPLIVLVGPTATGKSRLAVDVAKALAERGRAAEIINADSMLIYRGMDIGTAKPTPDERAAIPHHLIDIAEVTQTASVADFQALARDVIEELRGRGVVPILVGGSALYTRAIVDRFDFPGVDAAVRAKWEAELDRVGAEALHAHLASVAPGSAAKIEPGNGRRTVRALEVLELTGGHQPHIAEWTYELDDVHQFGLTLDRELLDARIDARVEQMWDEGLVDEVRALLTRGLRDGVTAVRAIGYRQVVEFLDGHLTEAEAKAKVKKATRSFFRKQLGWYRRDPRICWLDANDGTNAATILAQVS; from the coding sequence GTGTCCAGCCCGCTCATCGTCCTCGTCGGACCTACCGCGACCGGCAAGTCCCGGCTCGCCGTCGACGTGGCAAAGGCGCTTGCCGAGCGGGGCAGGGCGGCCGAGATCATCAACGCGGACTCGATGCTGATCTACCGCGGCATGGACATCGGCACCGCAAAACCCACCCCCGACGAGCGCGCGGCCATCCCGCACCACCTCATCGACATCGCCGAGGTGACCCAGACGGCCTCCGTCGCCGACTTCCAGGCGCTGGCCCGCGACGTGATCGAGGAGCTCCGCGGGAGGGGCGTCGTGCCGATCCTCGTCGGCGGGTCCGCGCTCTACACCCGCGCCATCGTGGACAGGTTCGACTTCCCGGGCGTCGACGCGGCCGTCCGGGCCAAGTGGGAGGCCGAGCTCGACCGGGTCGGCGCCGAGGCGCTGCACGCGCACCTCGCGTCGGTGGCCCCGGGCTCGGCGGCCAAGATCGAGCCGGGCAACGGTAGGCGCACCGTGCGTGCCCTCGAGGTGCTCGAACTCACCGGCGGCCACCAACCGCACATCGCGGAGTGGACCTACGAACTCGACGACGTGCACCAGTTCGGGCTCACCCTCGACCGGGAACTGCTCGACGCGCGGATCGACGCCCGTGTCGAACAGATGTGGGACGAGGGCCTGGTCGACGAGGTGCGGGCGCTCCTGACGCGGGGCCTGCGCGACGGCGTCACCGCGGTGCGGGCCATCGGCTACCGGCAGGTCGTCGAGTTCCTGGACGGGCACCTCACCGAGGCCGAGGCGAAGGCCAAGGTCAAGAAGGCGACAAGGTCGTTCTTCCGCAAGCAGCTCGGCTGGTACCGCCGCGACCCCCGGATCTGCTGGCTGGACGCAAACGACGGCACCAACGCCGCGACCATCCTGGCCCAGGTAAGCTGA
- a CDS encoding regulatory protein RecX — protein MTSEQGDERATQIEVARKIALDQLAVRQRSAKELRQAMDKRNVPADVAEEILERFTEVGLVDDAAFAAAVTQSRARNSLRGKARIRQELREKGVDRETAEEALAELDPEEELAAALELGRRKARSMARLEPHVARRRLAGVLARRGFSSSVTAAVLAEVTAQDPVEFSTGEQ, from the coding sequence TTGACTTCTGAGCAGGGCGACGAGCGGGCCACCCAGATCGAGGTGGCCCGCAAGATCGCGCTCGATCAACTGGCCGTGCGGCAGCGCTCCGCCAAGGAACTCCGACAGGCGATGGACAAGCGGAACGTGCCGGCCGACGTGGCAGAGGAGATCCTCGAGCGGTTCACGGAGGTCGGCCTGGTCGATGATGCAGCCTTCGCCGCCGCGGTGACGCAATCCCGGGCAAGGAACAGCCTGCGCGGGAAGGCCCGGATCCGCCAGGAACTGCGGGAGAAGGGCGTCGACAGGGAGACCGCCGAGGAGGCGCTCGCCGAGCTCGACCCCGAGGAGGAGCTCGCCGCGGCGCTCGAGTTGGGCCGCAGGAAGGCGCGCAGCATGGCGCGCCTCGAGCCCCACGTCGCGCGGCGCAGGTTGGCGGGCGTGTTGGCCAGGCGCGGCTTCTCCAGCTCGGTCACGGCGGCCGTGCTTGCGGAGGTCACCGCGCAAGATCCGGTTGAGTTTTCCACAGGTGAGCAATAG
- a CDS encoding antitoxin — translation MGILDNLGGLAKEHEDKIEAGIEQAGDFVDDKTGGKYADKVDQAQNLANEQLDKLTGQDQQ, via the coding sequence ATGGGGATTCTTGACAATCTCGGTGGCCTGGCGAAGGAGCATGAGGACAAGATCGAGGCCGGCATTGAGCAGGCTGGAGATTTTGTTGATGACAAGACCGGCGGCAAGTATGCCGACAAGGTCGATCAGGCTCAGAACCTTGCAAACGAGCAGCTCGACAAGCTGACGGGCCAGGACCAGCAGTGA
- the dapF gene encoding diaminopimelate epimerase translates to MRRYSFHKGHGTKNDFIILDDSYGMHEMQREFIQVLTDRHSGIGADGVIRVVRAGSVRDWDGDPHLWFMDYYNADGSVAEMCGNGLRVFARHLINEQLVASGSFDVATRAGIKHVEISRFGLISTDIGAATVSDEAVTVDLGDQSWDATKVDVGNPHAVAFIADDADLDALDLHGAPTWQPTSAFPEGVNVEFIRVDAPGRLSMRVFERGVGETMSCGTGVVASVAAYRRRSGFDGPVEVAVPGGELSVTFDGDQARLTGPAVIVGRGEFWI, encoded by the coding sequence ATGCGCAGATACAGCTTCCACAAGGGCCACGGTACGAAGAACGACTTCATCATCCTCGATGACTCGTACGGCATGCACGAGATGCAGCGGGAGTTCATCCAGGTGCTCACCGACCGCCATTCGGGCATCGGCGCCGACGGCGTGATCCGGGTGGTGCGCGCGGGGAGCGTGCGCGACTGGGACGGCGATCCTCACCTGTGGTTCATGGACTACTACAACGCCGACGGCAGCGTCGCCGAGATGTGCGGCAACGGGCTCAGGGTGTTCGCGCGGCACCTCATCAACGAGCAACTGGTCGCGTCCGGCTCGTTCGACGTGGCGACCCGCGCAGGCATCAAACACGTCGAGATCTCCCGATTCGGCCTGATCAGCACCGACATCGGCGCGGCGACGGTCAGCGACGAGGCAGTCACCGTCGACCTGGGCGACCAGTCCTGGGACGCGACGAAGGTCGACGTCGGCAACCCGCACGCGGTCGCCTTCATCGCCGACGACGCAGACCTCGACGCGCTCGACCTGCACGGCGCCCCGACCTGGCAGCCGACGAGTGCCTTCCCCGAGGGCGTCAACGTCGAGTTCATCCGCGTCGACGCGCCCGGCAGGCTGTCGATGCGCGTCTTCGAGCGCGGCGTGGGGGAGACAATGAGTTGCGGAACCGGAGTGGTCGCCTCCGTGGCCGCCTACCGCCGCCGCAGCGGCTTCGATGGACCCGTCGAGGTAGCCGTCCCCGGCGGCGAACTGTCGGTCACCTTCGATGGCGACCAGGCACGGCTGACCGGCCCCGCCGTCATCGTCGGTCGCGGCGAGTTCTGGATCTGA